A segment of the Aromatoleum aromaticum EbN1 genome:
GCTCGCGGTAACGGTAGGTCACGGTCGCGCCGATGGCCGGCGGGGCGCGCCGCTGCGCGTCGGAGAATCCGGTTCCGATGCGAAAGCGACGCCCGTCGGGCGTTTCGACTTCGAGCGCCCCGAGCATGCCCTGCAGCCGGCCCTTGCCCGGCCGATGCGCCACGACGCGCGCTTCGGCGTCCAGCCAAGGCGTCAGCTTCAGCAGCACAGCGCTGCGCCCGGCGACCCACGTCGCATCGGCGCGATGCAGCATCAGGCCTTCTCCACCGGCAGCGACGACACGCTCGAAGCGGCGCTGCAGCGCTGCGGCGTCGGCGACGCGAAACTGCTCGACTGCATTCAGCCACGATGGCCTACCGGCCGTGACTGCCCTGATCCTGGCGATGCGCTCGGTGAAGCTGCCGGGCGCTTGCGGCATCTCGAACACCATGTAGCGCACCTGCCGCCATTCGTCGTCGACCGGTTGCTGCTTGCGCACGACGCCCGACAGCTGCTCGAAGCTGCGCCGGCCGATCCACAACTCCCCGTCGAGCGCCTGGCGCGGCAACCCGTCAACGAACCATTGCGGCGCCGCGATCGGCTGCCCGCTGCGAAAGCGCAGCACCCGCCCGTCCCACAGGGCTCTCACGCCGTCGAGCTTTTCGCTGACCCAGTACGCTGCCGGATCGACGTCGGCGCGATAAACCATCGCGAGCGTCGCGGCAGGCCCGCTGGCCGTCTCGGCGGGTGCTGGCAGCGGCGATGCGAGCAACAAAACAGAAAGAAGCGTGGCAAGGACCTGCGACCGGAAGCTGTTTTCGCGGTTGACTCGGCCGATGCGGCGAAAACGGGAAAGCGACAGCGAGAACGGATTCATCGGGCGCGAGCCTCCGGGTTATGATGCGATTGGCATTTTACGGCCTTTCGCGCGTGACAGCACCGCGATCGGCGCCCGACGTTTTGGGGCCTCGTCCCTTCGCGCGCCCTGCAGAAACGCGCGGCGCGGAGGGGACGCCGATCACGCTTCGCCGCTACAATTCCTTCCCCGGATTCTCCGCCACCGCTCCCCC
Coding sequences within it:
- a CDS encoding DNA ligase; this encodes MNPFSLSLSRFRRIGRVNRENSFRSQVLATLLSVLLLASPLPAPAETASGPAATLAMVYRADVDPAAYWVSEKLDGVRALWDGRVLRFRSGQPIAAPQWFVDGLPRQALDGELWIGRRSFEQLSGVVRKQQPVDDEWRQVRYMVFEMPQAPGSFTERIARIRAVTAGRPSWLNAVEQFRVADAAALQRRFERVVAAGGEGLMLHRADATWVAGRSAVLLKLTPWLDAEARVVAHRPGKGRLQGMLGALEVETPDGRRFRIGTGFSDAQRRAPPAIGATVTYRYRELTAKGLPRFPRYLRVRELP